A single uncultured Methanolobus sp. DNA region contains:
- a CDS encoding Zn-ribbon domain-containing OB-fold protein yields the protein MSVPRFWRKQIARYNLVGTHCKKCDEYFYPPRNMCPACRREGEIEDYKFSGKGEVVTFTVIHTAAEGFENQTPYVLAIIKLDEGPSLTSQIICDPKAVKIGMKVKPVFRKLGQAGERGMIYYGTKFVPELEVADKC from the coding sequence ATGTCCGTACCAAGATTTTGGAGAAAACAGATAGCCAGGTACAACCTTGTAGGTACACACTGTAAAAAGTGCGATGAGTATTTCTACCCACCACGTAACATGTGTCCTGCTTGCAGACGTGAAGGTGAGATAGAGGATTACAAATTCTCCGGCAAAGGAGAAGTTGTGACGTTCACTGTGATCCACACTGCTGCTGAGGGCTTTGAGAACCAGACACCTTATGTCCTCGCAATAATAAAACTGGACGAAGGACCAAGCCTCACAAGCCAGATAATATGTGACCCTAAGGCTGTAAAGATAGGAATGAAGGTCAAACCTGTGTTCAGAAAGCTCGGACAGGCCGGAGAACGTGGAATGATCTACTACGGTACTAAGTTCGTACCAGAACTAGAAGTTGCAGATAAATGTTAG
- the cyaB gene encoding class IV adenylate cyclase, giving the protein MLEIEVKTRADHLPVKEQLSAMGAVFVGVQHHCDTYFNAPHRDFANTDEALRIRSVDGRSVMTYKGKKLDTVSKTREEFETEVDGATTRSILLALGFRESGVVKKTREVYKYENMTICLDKVEGLGEFMEVEIGAESDIEGHRKQIFSFLANFEIGEEDSIRTSYLEMGLEEI; this is encoded by the coding sequence ATGTTAGAAATTGAAGTTAAGACCCGTGCCGACCACCTGCCTGTTAAAGAGCAGTTGTCGGCCATGGGTGCTGTTTTTGTGGGTGTCCAGCACCACTGTGACACCTATTTTAATGCCCCGCACAGGGATTTTGCCAACACGGATGAAGCTCTTAGAATACGCTCCGTTGACGGCAGGTCTGTCATGACCTACAAAGGCAAGAAACTGGACACTGTTTCCAAAACAAGAGAGGAATTCGAGACCGAAGTTGACGGTGCAACAACCCGAAGCATCCTGCTTGCACTTGGATTCCGTGAGTCAGGCGTTGTTAAGAAAACGAGAGAAGTCTACAAGTACGAAAATATGACCATCTGCCTTGACAAAGTCGAAGGACTTGGCGAATTCATGGAAGTTGAGATAGGTGCTGAATCAGATATCGAAGGCCACCGTAAACAGATATTCTCATTTTTGGCTAATTTTGAGATTGGAGAAGAAGATTCCATCAGGACATCTTATCTTGAGATGGGGCTTGAGGAAATATAG
- a CDS encoding helix-turn-helix domain-containing protein translates to MSEDESHDMVRQRLAEKMAGEITLSEKPGEALKKWRLNFEIAQTDLSGYLSVSPSVISDYESGRRKSPGTLIVSRIVDALLEIDSQRGGQKIHAYEGILFADKKSKAIYATYEYTFPMQVAKLANIIEADIVNKGIEKPLYGFTVVDSKKAILELSSHEFQKLYGWSTERAMIFTKVTTGKSPMVAIRVTNLKPGAVVMHGLRGNEVHLMAKKMAEIDRIPLLATTMDIDEMVEALKKYSEYHVIE, encoded by the coding sequence ATGAGTGAAGACGAATCGCATGATATGGTTCGCCAGCGTCTTGCAGAAAAGATGGCAGGCGAGATTACGCTGTCTGAGAAGCCTGGTGAAGCCCTGAAAAAATGGCGATTGAACTTCGAGATCGCACAGACCGACCTTTCGGGTTATCTGAGTGTATCTCCTTCGGTCATCAGCGACTATGAGAGCGGCAGGAGAAAATCTCCCGGAACACTTATAGTGAGCAGAATAGTCGATGCGCTCCTTGAGATTGACTCACAGAGGGGAGGACAGAAAATTCATGCTTATGAGGGGATACTCTTCGCAGACAAGAAGTCTAAGGCTATTTACGCCACCTACGAATACACATTTCCCATGCAGGTTGCAAAACTTGCCAATATCATTGAGGCAGACATCGTTAATAAAGGAATAGAGAAACCGCTTTACGGATTTACTGTTGTTGACAGTAAAAAAGCTATTCTTGAGCTTTCATCCCACGAGTTCCAGAAACTCTACGGATGGAGTACTGAACGTGCAATGATATTCACCAAGGTCACGACTGGAAAATCACCAATGGTCGCCATAAGGGTTACAAACCTGAAACCCGGGGCTGTTGTAATGCATGGCCTGCGAGGAAATGAAGTGCATCTGATGGCTAAGAAAATGGCTGAGATCGACAGGATTCCCCTACTTGCAACGACAATGGACATTGACGAAATGGTAGAAGCGCTGAAGAAATACAGCGAATACCATGTCATCGAGTAA
- a CDS encoding thiolase domain-containing protein has translation MRDVAIIGVKNTKFGELWDRSFRDVVVEAGVGAVSDAGVVGEKIDAMFVGNMSGGQFVEQEHIGALIADYSGLAKDIHVPSTRVEAACASGGLALRQGIYAVASGMDDIVIAAGAEKMTDVPSAKASSALAAAADREWEGIMGATFPGLYAMIARMHMHKYGTTSEQLAQVAVKNHQNGQHNPIAQYKSPITIDSVLKSIMVADPLHIFDCSPITDGASAVVLAPADVAHEYTDTPIYVKATAQASDTIALHDRRDITTLDASVAAGKRAYEMAGLQPKDINLVEVHDCFTIAEICAIEDLGFAKKGEGGIVTQNGETAIGGRIPVNTSGGLKSCGHPVGATGVKQAVEIVEQLRGEAGKRQVDGAEVGMTHNVGGSGATAVVHIFSRNR, from the coding sequence ATGAGAGATGTAGCAATCATAGGTGTTAAGAACACAAAATTCGGTGAACTGTGGGACCGCTCTTTCAGAGACGTTGTAGTTGAAGCCGGTGTAGGTGCTGTAAGTGATGCCGGCGTTGTAGGTGAGAAAATCGATGCGATGTTTGTCGGTAACATGAGTGGCGGACAATTCGTAGAACAGGAACACATCGGTGCTCTAATCGCTGATTACTCAGGTCTTGCAAAAGATATTCATGTCCCTTCAACACGTGTTGAAGCTGCCTGTGCTTCAGGTGGACTTGCACTCAGGCAGGGAATCTATGCTGTAGCTTCCGGAATGGATGACATTGTTATTGCAGCCGGAGCCGAGAAGATGACAGATGTACCTTCTGCAAAGGCATCATCCGCACTTGCAGCAGCAGCTGACAGGGAATGGGAAGGTATCATGGGTGCAACATTCCCCGGACTTTATGCAATGATTGCAAGGATGCACATGCACAAGTACGGAACCACAAGCGAGCAGCTTGCACAGGTTGCTGTGAAGAACCACCAGAATGGTCAGCACAACCCGATCGCCCAGTACAAATCCCCGATCACCATTGATTCAGTACTCAAATCCATCATGGTGGCAGACCCATTACACATTTTCGACTGCTCACCAATCACAGACGGTGCATCTGCTGTTGTGCTTGCACCTGCAGACGTGGCACACGAATACACTGATACTCCAATTTATGTGAAGGCAACTGCACAGGCATCAGATACCATTGCACTGCACGACCGCAGGGACATTACAACCCTTGACGCAAGTGTTGCAGCAGGAAAGAGAGCATATGAAATGGCAGGTCTGCAGCCAAAGGACATCAACCTTGTTGAAGTCCATGACTGTTTCACCATTGCTGAGATATGTGCAATTGAAGACCTTGGCTTTGCTAAGAAAGGTGAGGGCGGAATCGTAACCCAGAACGGTGAGACCGCAATTGGTGGAAGGATACCTGTTAACACATCAGGCGGACTCAAATCCTGCGGACATCCTGTTGGAGCTACCGGTGTAAAGCAGGCTGTTGAGATAGTTGAGCAGCTTCGCGGTGAAGCAGGAAAGCGTCAGGTTGACGGAGCAGAAGTTGGAATGACCCATAATGTGGGAGGTTCCGGAGCGACTGCTGTTGTACACATATTTTCGAGGAACAGGTGA
- a CDS encoding hydroxymethylglutaryl-CoA synthase, whose amino-acid sequence MSVGIVSYGAYVPRYRIKIEDIARVWGDDAEILKSGLMVNEKAVPDVDEDAATIAVEAARAAVNRSCIDAQRIGAVYTGSESHPYAVKPTSTIVAEATGATPVLTAADFEFACKAGTAAVQACMGLVSSGMIDLGMAIGSDVAQGAPGDALEYTAAAGGVAFIIGNKESELVAIIEDTYSFTTDTPDFWRREGMPYPEHGGRFTGEPGYFKHVTNAAKGLLNKLGTKPTDYDYAVFHQPNGKFPSRAAKMLGFSKEQIKPGLVVPRLGNTYSGSCMMGIAATLDQAKPGDRIFATAFGSGAGGDAFSITVTDRIDEIRDNAPKVEELLADPIYVDYATYARHKGKIKIA is encoded by the coding sequence ATGAGTGTAGGGATAGTCTCTTATGGTGCATACGTACCAAGATACAGAATAAAAATAGAGGACATCGCCCGCGTATGGGGAGACGATGCAGAGATTCTCAAGTCAGGACTGATGGTCAATGAGAAAGCAGTTCCTGATGTTGACGAAGATGCAGCAACTATTGCAGTGGAGGCTGCAAGAGCTGCAGTAAACAGGTCATGCATAGATGCGCAGAGAATAGGTGCGGTATACACCGGTTCTGAAAGCCACCCTTATGCTGTAAAACCTACCAGTACGATTGTTGCAGAAGCAACCGGAGCAACTCCAGTTCTTACTGCTGCTGATTTTGAATTTGCATGTAAGGCAGGAACCGCAGCGGTTCAGGCATGTATGGGTCTTGTAAGTTCAGGTATGATAGATCTTGGAATGGCTATAGGTTCTGATGTAGCACAGGGTGCACCGGGAGATGCACTTGAATATACCGCAGCTGCCGGTGGTGTCGCGTTTATTATCGGTAACAAGGAATCTGAACTTGTGGCAATTATCGAAGACACATACTCTTTTACAACTGACACTCCAGACTTCTGGAGACGTGAGGGAATGCCATACCCTGAGCACGGCGGAAGGTTCACAGGAGAGCCAGGTTACTTCAAGCACGTTACAAACGCTGCAAAGGGACTTCTGAACAAGCTGGGTACAAAACCAACAGATTATGATTATGCAGTATTCCACCAGCCAAACGGAAAGTTCCCAAGCCGTGCAGCCAAGATGCTGGGATTCAGCAAGGAACAGATTAAACCCGGACTTGTAGTTCCAAGACTTGGAAACACATACTCCGGTTCTTGTATGATGGGAATTGCAGCAACACTTGACCAGGCAAAACCAGGAGACCGTATCTTTGCAACCGCATTCGGTTCAGGTGCCGGTGGAGATGCTTTCAGCATAACAGTCACCGACAGGATAGATGAGATACGTGACAATGCACCGAAAGTCGAAGAGCTTCTTGCAGACCCTATCTATGTAGACTACGCAACGTACGCCAGGCATAAGGGTAAGATAAAGATAGCATGA
- a CDS encoding response regulator: MKSKPSQNTESSELRREAEERLIGKTDKLPDNFESELSEDAQKLIHELRVYQIELEMQNDELYRTQLELETTQARYFDLYNLAPVGYFTVSEKDMILEANLTAETLLGVSRGSLVKQPLTRFIFKNDQDTYYLCRKQLFKTGEPQTCGLRLVKPDKTTLWALLEATVTQEVNGAHTSRVVMSNINELKILETNLIIEKEKAQEATKAKGEFLANMSHEIRTPMNGVIGMAGLLLDTKLDDEQRYYAETILASGDVLLDIINDILDFSKMEANKLEMKLLDFNLHNVLSKLTTILSIRAHEKGVELLCTVEPEVPANIMGDPGRLQQVLTNLVGNAIKFTQKGEVSVRVSLESETFSSTVLHFSVTDTGIGIPLNKIDLLFDKFYQVDSSTTRLYGGTGLGLAISKQIIETMGGEIGVKSTEGKGSEFWFTVPFSKQQEPEISSIQSVSLQGIRILVMDANTKNLEVLLDQLSSWGVRAKGALDEAMAIKVLCKAYENHEPFQVVILDFHISGMDIGNLAKTIKVDDKFKDIFVILLLSIDEWLNIRQLDENYFDAYLGKPLKQSELFDKLSTILDMNEDGENAQSSVIKHIVHGIYAKNGKILLAEDSMINQKVAHNMLKKVGFDVDAVVNGAEAVKALEIKPYDLVLMDVQMPGIDGLEATRLIRSPDSTVLNRSIPIIAMTAHAMKGDREHFIEAGMNDYISKPFSFKALMELLSKWVTPVPRENTEDSLSAGKMIKAAESLVLDREVLFESAMGDKEFAMGLISTFMEELPRHMILLKNSIEQNDTSNVTFYAHKIKGTSSSLGCIALSGTAALMEKAGKNGKIDEIVTIMPELQKQTKLLMNEIKRI; encoded by the coding sequence ATGAAAAGCAAACCATCTCAAAATACAGAATCTTCTGAACTGCGTAGAGAGGCCGAAGAAAGGCTCATTGGAAAAACTGACAAGTTACCCGATAACTTTGAGAGTGAGCTGTCTGAAGATGCCCAAAAGCTTATCCATGAGCTGCGTGTGTATCAGATTGAGCTGGAGATGCAGAATGATGAATTGTATCGGACACAACTGGAACTTGAAACTACGCAGGCACGTTATTTTGATCTCTATAATCTGGCACCAGTGGGTTATTTTACAGTCAGTGAAAAAGATATGATACTGGAAGCAAACCTGACTGCTGAGACTCTGCTGGGAGTGTCACGAGGTTCGTTGGTCAAGCAACCATTAACACGTTTTATTTTCAAAAATGATCAGGATACCTACTACCTGTGTCGCAAACAACTTTTTAAGACAGGTGAGCCGCAAACATGCGGGTTGAGGTTGGTGAAACCCGATAAAACAACACTTTGGGCTTTATTGGAAGCAACTGTTACTCAAGAAGTCAATGGTGCCCACACTTCCCGTGTAGTGATGAGTAACATCAATGAGCTTAAGATATTGGAGACAAACCTCATAATTGAAAAAGAAAAAGCTCAGGAAGCCACCAAAGCCAAGGGTGAATTTCTGGCAAATATGTCTCATGAGATACGCACTCCAATGAACGGTGTGATCGGTATGGCCGGTTTGCTTCTGGACACTAAACTTGATGATGAGCAACGATATTATGCAGAAACGATTCTGGCTAGTGGAGATGTGTTACTTGATATTATCAATGATATACTTGACTTCTCTAAAATGGAAGCTAATAAACTCGAAATGAAGTTGCTTGATTTTAATCTACACAATGTCCTGAGTAAGCTAACAACTATATTGTCCATAAGGGCTCATGAAAAAGGAGTGGAATTGCTCTGCACGGTAGAACCAGAGGTGCCAGCTAATATTATGGGTGATCCTGGGCGCCTGCAGCAGGTACTGACAAATCTTGTTGGGAATGCTATTAAATTCACACAGAAGGGTGAAGTGTCTGTACGTGTGAGTCTGGAATCAGAAACTTTCTCATCAACAGTGTTACATTTTTCAGTAACAGATACCGGGATTGGTATTCCCCTGAATAAAATAGACCTTCTCTTTGACAAATTCTATCAGGTCGACAGTTCCACAACACGTCTATATGGCGGTACTGGACTTGGCCTTGCTATCTCTAAACAAATTATAGAAACGATGGGGGGAGAAATAGGTGTGAAAAGTACTGAAGGCAAAGGTTCAGAGTTTTGGTTCACAGTCCCTTTTTCCAAGCAGCAAGAACCTGAGATTTCTTCAATTCAGTCTGTTTCTCTTCAAGGTATACGTATACTTGTAATGGATGCTAACACAAAAAATCTTGAAGTGCTTTTAGATCAATTATCCTCTTGGGGCGTAAGAGCAAAGGGGGCTTTAGATGAAGCTATGGCAATAAAAGTCCTTTGTAAAGCATATGAAAACCATGAGCCATTTCAGGTTGTAATTCTGGATTTTCATATTTCTGGAATGGATATCGGAAATCTTGCAAAAACCATTAAGGTTGACGACAAATTTAAAGATATTTTTGTTATATTGCTGCTCTCAATAGATGAGTGGCTAAACATCAGACAGCTTGATGAGAACTATTTTGATGCATACCTTGGCAAGCCTTTGAAGCAGTCAGAGCTATTTGATAAATTATCTACTATTTTGGACATGAACGAAGATGGTGAAAATGCGCAGTCTTCTGTAATTAAGCATATTGTTCATGGTATATATGCCAAAAATGGAAAAATTCTTCTGGCTGAGGATAGTATGATCAACCAGAAGGTTGCCCACAATATGTTAAAGAAAGTTGGATTTGATGTAGATGCTGTAGTTAATGGGGCAGAAGCAGTAAAAGCTCTTGAAATTAAGCCATATGACCTGGTGCTTATGGATGTTCAAATGCCTGGTATCGATGGTTTAGAAGCTACAAGGCTCATCAGGAGTCCGGATTCAACGGTTCTCAATAGGTCTATACCAATAATCGCAATGACAGCTCATGCTATGAAAGGGGACAGAGAACATTTTATAGAAGCTGGTATGAATGATTATATTTCAAAACCGTTTTCATTTAAAGCCCTTATGGAATTGCTAAGTAAATGGGTTACACCGGTTCCAAGGGAAAATACGGAAGATAGTTTATCCGCAGGAAAGATGATTAAAGCTGCAGAATCTTTGGTGTTGGATAGGGAGGTGCTTTTTGAAAGTGCAATGGGAGATAAAGAATTTGCCATGGGTTTGATATCAACTTTCATGGAAGAATTGCCCCGACATATGATCTTGCTTAAGAACAGTATTGAGCAAAATGATACCTCTAATGTCACATTTTATGCGCATAAGATAAAGGGGACTTCGTCAAGTCTTGGATGTATAGCTCTGTCTGGTACTGCTGCCTTAATGGAGAAAGCAGGTAAAAATGGCAAAATTGATGAAATCGTTACGATCATGCCTGAACTGCAAAAGCAAACCAAGTTGCTTATGAATGAAATAAAGAGAATATGA